The following proteins are encoded in a genomic region of Parachlamydiales bacterium:
- the argS gene encoding arginine--tRNA ligase, translating into MNLLQQVSTICSQALQDAFPEIKDTHAQFVEVSQSTQPQFGHYQCNSAMKLAKVLQKPPRVIANEIVAKLQSPFISKIEIAGPGFINITLDEKFLEKSSNQILNDPRLGVNRTTPAQNIIIDFSSPNTAKEMHVGHLRSTIIGDCLARVLEFQGNNVLRLNHIGDWGTAFGMLIAFLKRNHPNVLTGEENTDLTHLVGWYKESKALFDNDPAFKLTSQQEVVKLQSGDAEAKKAWEIICEISRKAYQEIYDLLNIKLQERGESFYNPQLAGIVAELEAKGLVEISDGAKCIFLEGFKNREGDALPLMVQKSDGGFNYDTTDMAAIKQRVQEEKGDRLIYVTDAGQATHFDMIFKAAEKAGYVDPSKVKTEHVPFGLVLGEDGKKFKTRSGTTERLMDLLDNAIIEAEKILREKNPGLSEEEIKHIAHVLGISAVKYADLSCHRTSNYVFSYERMLRFDGNTAAFLMYSYVRAEGIKRRTGANIDELKRAATITLTHPSEVTLALHLLRFEETLDSVSADLLPNRLCDYLYGLAENFNAFFRDCRVEGTPEEKSRLLLCELFATTMKLGLDLLGVETVEKM; encoded by the coding sequence ATGAATTTATTACAACAAGTCTCTACTATTTGCAGCCAAGCTCTCCAAGATGCTTTCCCGGAAATCAAAGATACACACGCTCAGTTTGTAGAAGTATCTCAAAGCACACAACCTCAGTTCGGTCATTACCAGTGCAATTCCGCTATGAAGCTTGCGAAAGTCTTGCAAAAACCGCCCAGGGTTATTGCTAACGAGATTGTTGCCAAACTGCAAAGTCCCTTTATTTCTAAAATTGAAATTGCCGGTCCCGGCTTTATAAATATTACTTTGGATGAGAAATTCCTTGAGAAAAGCTCCAATCAAATCCTGAATGATCCACGCTTAGGTGTGAATAGAACTACGCCTGCCCAAAACATCATCATCGACTTCTCTTCCCCTAATACGGCAAAAGAAATGCACGTAGGGCATTTACGTTCGACAATTATCGGTGATTGCCTTGCACGGGTGTTGGAATTTCAAGGGAACAATGTATTACGCCTTAACCATATTGGAGATTGGGGTACAGCATTTGGAATGCTGATCGCATTTCTAAAACGCAATCATCCGAACGTTCTTACAGGAGAAGAAAATACTGATCTCACGCACCTGGTGGGTTGGTATAAAGAATCTAAAGCCCTCTTTGATAACGACCCTGCTTTTAAACTTACCTCCCAGCAAGAAGTGGTCAAACTCCAGAGCGGCGATGCCGAAGCAAAGAAAGCTTGGGAAATTATTTGTGAGATTTCCCGCAAAGCGTATCAAGAGATCTATGATCTCTTGAATATTAAGCTCCAAGAAAGAGGCGAATCCTTTTACAATCCCCAATTGGCCGGTATAGTGGCGGAATTGGAAGCAAAAGGGTTAGTTGAAATTTCCGATGGGGCAAAATGTATCTTCCTGGAAGGTTTTAAAAACCGCGAGGGTGATGCACTGCCCCTAATGGTACAAAAATCCGATGGCGGCTTCAATTACGACACAACCGACATGGCTGCAATCAAACAAAGAGTGCAGGAAGAAAAAGGCGATCGTCTTATCTATGTCACAGATGCCGGACAAGCCACACACTTTGATATGATCTTTAAGGCAGCAGAAAAAGCCGGCTATGTTGACCCAAGCAAAGTAAAAACGGAACATGTTCCATTTGGACTGGTTCTTGGCGAAGACGGGAAAAAATTCAAGACCCGTTCCGGAACTACAGAAAGACTTATGGACCTATTGGACAATGCGATTATTGAAGCTGAAAAAATCCTTAGGGAAAAAAATCCCGGACTATCCGAAGAAGAAATCAAACATATTGCACACGTTTTAGGTATTAGTGCTGTCAAATATGCGGATCTATCATGTCACCGTACTAGCAATTATGTTTTCAGCTATGAGCGTATGCTCCGTTTTGATGGTAATACAGCAGCATTCCTTATGTATTCTTATGTTCGTGCAGAAGGGATCAAGCGGCGCACGGGTGCAAATATCGATGAACTGAAACGTGCAGCCACCATTACTCTAACACACCCTTCTGAAGTTACTTTAGCCCTGCATTTATTGCGTTTTGAAGAAACTTTGGACAGCGTGTCCGCAGATCTTCTTCCCAATCGACTTTGCGATTATCTGTACGGGTTAGCTGAGAACTTCAATGCCTTTTTTAGAGATTGCCGTGTAGAAGGCACTCCCGAAGAGAAGTCACGTCTTCTTTTGTGCGAGCTTTTTGCGACCACAATGAAATTAGGCTTGGATTTGCTAGGTGTTGAGACTGTCGAGAAGATGTAG